The genomic interval GTGTACCTGAGTGGCTTGCCTTCGAATGATATAGTTGGATGATGACAGCAATTTTGAGTTAAATTCCGGAAAAAACTGTCACATGAATTGCAATTATATGTCAATGGAGGTTTGTCAAAGGTCAAAAATAGAAGTTGATGAATACTAACATCTCCGTTACTAGCAATGAGAAATCTTACCCAATCGTAATTATTTGAAAAGAACTCAGCAGCACTTGATCTATGCCTTGTGAGGAGTTCCTGTTAAAAGTTAAATTGAGCACAATTGCCATTATCAACACCAAAAGACATTTGTTCAGACAACACACTATGATGATTGCTCATATTCTGTTAAAATCGTTTACGAGTCCCAACAAAGGCAGAAGGGAGCATAAACAAACATGATCTAGAAAAGGATGAGTCTCTCCTTTGGAATAATCGTCATTCATCAAGGAGAAGATTAAAAGTACAAGATGGACGACATAATCACCTTAAAGGTCTTGAAGGCATCAGATGCTATGTTGAAGTCTGGATATTGTATATAATCAAAAAATTTCTTCATATGCTGAGACTCTAATACATACCTGCAAAATTATGAAGTTGATTAATTGAAGATCATGAGAAAGTGAGTGGTAACTGGTAACCATATAAATAATTCGCCAAGCAAACAATGATATATTGgataaagaaagaagaaacatGATATTAACGGTGATGCTTTGTCCTGTGAAATTTACttgctatattatatatattttttaataaaatgtatatatttttttcataattaattaaaaatagtaATGTAAATCATGGTCTTGTTACCTTGCAGCGACTTGGTGCCGTATGCAGTCCCTTAGAATTGCACTATAATGTATTGCAATGTCCATGTTGTCATACCTGTACACAGGTTGTGTAAATGTAAAGAATGAAGATCATATAACTCTTTTATGGGTTGAATGTGAAGAATGAAGTCCATAACATTTATGTCCTagggaaaaaaacatatcataGAAATGCATGGTTAAGGAAGAACTAACTGACTACTTACCCAGACATTAGAACATCCAAAAGATCCTGGTTTTCTTCCAAATAATCAGAGGCAACCATCCTATAATCTACCTTTTGCCTTAGCAAATTCGCAGTAACTTGAGTGACATCCTTCTGAGTCTGAGTAAAAGCGAAAGAAAAACCCTCTTAAATTATAAGAAGTTTTAAATTATATGTGTTGGTGCAGATAAGCTTCTTGAGGATAAAGTGGGTCATGGTCCTATATGGGTTTCCTTTATCTAGAGAATTTCTTAAACAATAACTTAGATTAAACAAAATGCAGAATCTAAATTCttgaaaaatatcaaatatatatggATCCCTTTGACATACTTCCAGGTCCATGTATGGAAGGCAAACAACTAGTAGATGAAGACTATTGGTATTCTCCTTGAAGAACTCCTTCGTCAACTGCGAGCAAGCTTCATCGACTGGGTCTGCCTCGCCATTTCCATAAAGGATGGATTTCATCTCCCCGATGCTTTTGGCTAGATCTGCCATCTACATGTTAGTTCAAGTGCGTATTTAGTCACAAATGCATAAGATCCCCCTATATATGATGATATGAATGATTAAACGTATAAATTGTAGTGTCTAACCTTAACACAATTTTGGACAAACACAACTTCCCCCTACATATGtttattgttttgttgttaTACTAAGTTCCTGCTCATTTTGATGAAAGCAGAGCGACTAATATAATCATGCCTAGTTATTCTAGTCAAATCTTCTGTTTAATTGGCAACAGGCTCAGCTGTTAATTGATTCTACAATAATAAGGTGGTGTTTTAATCCaaggacttaactttagtccctatatttagacactaatttagagtattaaatatagactacttataaaacttattacataaatgaaagctaattcatgagaaaagatttttaagtctaattaatccataattagagaatatttactgtagcatcacataggctaatcatggattaattaggctcaatagattcgtatCGCGAATTAGTAAGATTATGGatatgttttattaatagtctacgtttaatatttataattagtgtccaacatccgatgtgatagggactaaaaagttttagtcccatctaaataggGTCTAATACAATCTTTGGTTTGAAATTAATGTGGCTTTCGAATATGCGCAGACAAAATTAAACACTTTAATCAATAATATGTTAAAAACGGGGTTCAAAATAATATGTTAAAGtagtttctcttttttcctacctgcagttttttttctccttcccctGGCATAGGCCTATCTGGTTGATTGCGatgtgtaacaaaaactcttctaccttctaatatattgacgtgtaattttttttatacgttcgcgaaaaaaaagttgaaaaacgTCGATGTATCGTGTGAAAGCGACATTGGTAAATTGTCATATAAAAAACTTCCATATCGTTAAAATTGGAAAACGTTTTCACGTttgtgttttctatttttttagaagtgtatttttttacccggtctctacatccaactggatatatgCAACCTTTAAACTTTTGCGTTTTCAGATCAGGCTTTAATTTAGGACATATCTCGTCATCTCTCGGTTGAAACGGAACGGAACGAGCGAACGATACATGAAAAATGTGTATCACCCACCTTGTGTTCGCGTTTGACGTCGCGCTTGTCACCGCACGCGTCGTGGTTCtcggcgaggaaggcgaggagCTCCCGCGCGTGCCGCACCACCTCCACGGGGCCCCTCGCCTTCGACCGGAACAGGCTCCCcgccccgtccgccgccgcgccgccgccggtcacgCACGGCCACAGGCACCCCGCCATTAATTCACGCGAACGCGGTCGAGCTCGTTCGCTCACCCAGCAGCCGGTGCTAGGCGCCGTACGTCGgcagtgacgacgacgacgacccagATTATCACCTCCTGCGGCGCTACAATGGTGATCGGTATGGTGGCCGGCCTTCTTCCTCgcacgtacgccgccgccggcgccggcggccgcgtgcTCGGCCgttcgtgcgtgcgtgcgtgcgtgcgctgGGTGGCGAGATCGCGGGGAGATGAGGAATTTGCCGAATTGGATGGGGAGCGACGGGCGCGGAGCGGGCAGCGAGCTCACGTTGCGCGCCTCCTAAAGTTTTACCGATTCGGCGCTATTTTTGGATCCAAACCGGCCGCGATTCTGATTCGATGGATCAAAACCGGGGTCACGCGAGATTTTCGCGTGGCTGGGCCGGATCAGTATGAGTTGGGCTCGTCCACGTTGTCGTGTCCTTCTCGGTTCTCCTCTCGCCCGCCCGCCCAATTATGTTCTTCCGCTGTGCTATCTAGTACGAGTTGAGAGAAGAAAAACCGTACATATCTTCTTCGAATTGGGCAAAGAAAGAGAATACCGATAGCATGACATTCACGACGTGTACACATTTGCGTAATGCCTTATTATAGTTCAACGAAAATAAGATTTTCTTCCCCCTCTTTCGTATCTGATATAGCAATACAGTATtgaatatgatatatctttaATACTACAAGTTTAGGCTTTCATCGGATGGCCTAtacagccaaagaaaaagccaaaatttaaatttttaaacttaattttgatattgattttgggatattttcaacgtagtttctttttcagcattgacttttaagtaaccgaaaacacatatataaaagttttaccaacaaatttaattttattctctaataagccgttttggttTATTacgaaaaaagccaaacgatgaggccctTACCATATTATAGAATGAAGGGAGTAGCTGATATAAGAAACAAATGACATTTTATTCTACCAGAGCGAAATTGAGAAGGGATTGACAATGACACACATCATCGCTACGATCGCTTGGGAGTGAAGGAGCGGAACCACCAGTGGGTCGTCGTCCCGGGGATGCCCCACACGTCGGCGTCGTACAGCGTCGTCTTCCAGTTCGGGCCGCCATACACGGTGACCACCAGCCGGTAGTTGTAGCCGCCGTTGTACGGCTGCGTCTGGCCGCTCACCACGCTCACGTACCGCAGAAAATACAGACGTGTGATCTGCCTATAGATCCACAGGCCGAACTGCCCCGCCTGCTGGATGCTCTTGTCGTTCAcgttcgccaccgccgtccaccccgccgccgccgctggcggcgccggcggcagcgagctTGCTAGCGCGCCGTCGGCGTTGTTGGTGATGGCAACCAAGGTGACAGAAATGACGACGACGATAATGCTAAGACAGGACGACTGCCTCATGTCGCGAGTACGTATATACCCTATGTGGTAGTGCTAATTGTGAGATTACGATATGATTAGGACGTGTGTTGAGCTAGTTTGTGTGATGACCTAGAATTTATAGGGGTGTACGATCGTGTCTTGTCTCAGACGTACTACAGCTAGAACATACTCCACACGGTTATTAATTAGTAGCGTTGACAAATTttagctttaattaattagacaaCAATCATACTTTAATTTGTTCGCCTGTACTAAATGCAGATGCAAATGCAAATCCTTTTAATATTAAATTGGTGTTTGGTGGTTTTGTTGAAGGTTTCAAACAACCGATCGAGCCTACCGCGCGTGAATACGGTCAATATGTCAGTTAGAAACTATGAGCGCTTTGGTTCGAACATGCCTAACGATTTCCAGAGCTCAGAGACGACTCTATTAGGTACTataatttgatttaattttcttaattaagACACGATTCCGCATTTATGCTCCAGTTAGAGTCCAGTGGTGCTTAACATATCTCCTTAATCGGGATCTAATCACATGATAATTGATTAAGCCTTAACTAGAAAGAAATTCGCAGGAAATTTACAAGGCCATGTGTGTATGTGTGCAACAACTATACAACCGACATCTACAGCTAGCGAAGCTCATGGCCTCATGATCGAGGCCCCTTCGTTCCACACTTCCACTTCCAAAGTCCACAGCGCGCCCGAGGGCAGGCTCAAGCTGGACCCCGGCTGAACAACAGATCAAATCTAGACACGGCTAGTTATAAATTCCTATTTTTATAAGACGCTTTGAGTTTTTCTAgtttcatcattttttttgaaaaaacataattttcttttttaaaatatagtacAAACGCACACACTCATAATGTGTGCacacttatttttaaaaacatacACAaccacaccctacccctataaaCACCTCCGAAAAATTGGACCGGTTTATCTTATTATTGATGAAGTCATCACGGATGACTCGTTGTCGACGGTTACATCGCCTACATTTTGAATGTCAAAtaaacatactatcaaaatatatcctattttagatttaatgaaattataatttggtgttataagaATTGCTAAATTTCGTTAAGATACATGTTTGACTTACAAATATGTACCCTCTCCTGGTTATATATGAATGATTTTTGAGATGTGGCGGCAATGcatgcaaatatatatttttgtcaaaGGACGGCCGGCTAGCTAGCTGAGTATGCATGTCAACACCAAACTGCCAGAATGGTAATGAATTGTTTTGGCATGTGGGGaaaatgcataatattttttctcttgcACTGAATTCAGAACGTTGTaccctaaaaaaaattcagagtgttgttaaaaaaaaagtagggatggcaacgggtcgGGTCAGGCAcgggtagagcaaaaccatgtCTGACTCGTTGCTCGATGTTGTCTACCCAAACCCTGCCTGCGAGGGTTAGCGGACAAAACTCCATGCCCGTTTCCGGGCCACGGGCATTGGCTGATGGGTACCCATGGGTCTCACATGCATAGTATCTCgatagatatataatttaaagagaaacaaaatcaataatttaccaaattattaGTTGtcaacaataatttgaattgcACAACAAGTTATTATTAGCTAGCATCACAAATGAGTCAAGAGAAAGAGATATGAGAATAAGAGATGTACCAAAATCAACTAATACACATGTATCGGATTAGACATGGGTTAGGTATGGGTAAAATATAAAACCCGGTTGTTGCCCACTAACATGGGTTAGGTATGGGCATGCCCACGAGTAAAAAGTTACACCCACGCACGTAACACTTTGCTCTCTTATCTAataaaagtgacaaatagttaaatgtacGTTGTAACACTTTGCTCTCTTATCTAATAAAATCGATTGGCGATCCTCCGCCAAAAGAGAAGGGGGGAAATTAAAGACAAAACACAACAACATAACGTTAACGAATTTTTGTTTCAGTACTTCAACGTTCATGTGCGTAATGTGCTCAACGCAAACGAGATGACGACCCAGCCCACTAATACCTAcagccatgaaaaaaaaaaaccaatgtcAACAGCGTAATTAAACAGCTAGTACTAGAATATGAAACATGCACATGCACATGCACAGTGCTTTAAgtgcaagtttaatagtatagccaactactaactctaaatcatctatagctaatttaataggtcaatttatacaatagttacatataaatatatgctaCACCATTGATATATGGTCCCATCTCTCATACACACAAAAcgtgttttggagtccgtgttacaggcttacagctggctataaatttgtatcccgctttctttctctcttctcttatcaTGCCCACGTgtgtttatagcctgctattatagTCGCTCTAAGCCTCTAAAAACAGTCTGATCGATATGCAGGGTTGCACTTGCACGCACACATGCATGACAATTGACACACATCGATTTTCACGTGGCTGGGCCGGATCAGTATGAGTTGGGCTCGTCCACGTCGTCGCGTCTTTCTGTGAGCTGGGCTCTCGGTGCTCCTCTCGCTCGCCGGCCCAATTATGTTCTTCCGCAGTACTGTCTTCTAGTACGAGTTGAGAGAAGAAAAACCGTCACATATCTTCTTCGAATTGAGCAAAAGAAAGAGAACACAATAGCATAACATTCACCATGTGTACACATTTGCGTAATGATCGATCTTACTGATAGTTCAATTAAAACGAGATGTCCTACCCTCTTCATCCATAATATAGTAAACCTAGTATtgaatataacatattttaatacCACACGACCTCTCGTGTACAGTACCATACCATGTTACCATATGGGATGAAGGGAATAGCTGGTACGAGAATCAAACGACCTTTTCTTCTAGCGAAATTGACAAGGGTTTGACAATGACACACATCATCGAACACCCAGTTGGTTTAGGGTTAGGGCCCTGGCAAAATTGAGAAACAAATGACCCTAAGGTCACTTGGAGTGAAGGAGCGGAGCCTCCAGTTGATCGTCCCGGGGATGCCCCAGACGTAGGCGTCGAACAGCACCGTCTTCCTGCCCGGGCCGACCACGGTGACCACCAGCCGGTAGTTGTAGCCGCCGTTGTATGGCTGCATCTGGCCGCTCACCATGTTCACGTACTTCAGATAAATCTCCTGTATGCGCTCATAGATCCGCACGGCGTACTGCCCCGCCTGCTGGATGCTCTTGTCGTTCAcgttcgccaccgccgtccaccCCGCCTCCACCGAAGGCGGCGAGCTTGCCACCGCGCCGTCGGCGTTGTTGGTGATGGCGACCAAGGTGACAGAAAAAATGACGACTATAACGCTAAGACGGGACGACTGCCTCATGTCGCGAGCTAGCACGTATATACCTAGAGGGAGCAGTGCTAATTGTGAGAGTACGATATGATTAGGACGTGTTTGGAGTTGAGAGCTAGTTTGTGTGGTGACATAGGAGTAGTATTTATAGTGGTGTACGACCTTGTCTTGTCTCAGACGTACAGCTAGAACATAGTACACGGTTATTAATTTGTAGCGTTGACAAATTTTAGCTTTAATTAAACTGGTGTTTAGTGGTTTTGTTGAAGGTTTCAAACAACCGATCGAGCGTACCGCGCGTGAATACGGTCAATATGTCAGTTAGAAACTACGAGCGCTTTGGTTCGAACATGCCTAACGATTTCCAGAGCACAGACCACTCTATTAGGTACTATAATTTGATTTAATTTCTTAAGACACGATTCCGCATTTATGCTCCAGTTAGAGTCCAGTGGTGCTTAACATATTTCCTTAATCGGGATCTAATCACATGCTAATTGATTAAGCCTTAACTAGAAAGAAACCCACAGGAAATTTACCCTGCCATGCGTGTTAGTGTATAACAACTACAACCGACATCTACAGCTAGTGAAGCTGATGGCCTCATGATCGAGGCCCGCTCGTTCCACACTTCCACTAAGTCCACAGCGCGCCCGATGGCAGGCCCAAGCTGGACCCCATTTGGACTTACAGATCAAAAATAGACACGGCTAGTTATATATTCCTTTCATTTTTATAAGACgctttttatcaatttttttaagtttcattaaatttgtagagaaacataataaaaaataaatgaagcaaccacaaacattttttaaatttttttatatctctATTCTTAATGGTTTAAAAGCCAGTGCTAAGAAACAAACTatgaaaaaaaccaaatcagctataataaaatttataatttaaatttttggttGCGACTGATATCTCATCAAACGGATCGACTAAGATGAATTGCTAtgagttattattattttaaattaatttctatGAGTTATTATTGGGTAAGATAGACTAGTGATGCTCACTTATCTCTTACAAATGTTCAGacaaaaacccaaaaataaaCTCTAAGATTATATCTTAAAATTCAAATGTTGGTTGCAGATGATAAACGTTTATCAACAAGCAGTCAATGAGAGGCTTTGCTATTTATTGTGGTGCGAGATGTCAGTGATACTCACTTATCTTAATTCTTATGAATGCTCGAAATAGTCGTTTTTCCTTGTTTCAAGATGCAAATATCGTCAAGCACGTTTCAATTTCACATGACCTGTTCATCAACAGGTTACAATGCTAGCCTAACATGACGCAATTGTAGCACGTCGGTAGGACCGGCTTGGGTGCTTAGGCAAATGCTAATCAATTTTAGGACAACACACTGGCTCTGATTTTAGACACAGTTTTAAAAGTGTGAAGAGAACAAGGAGCTCATACATACTTCATGTCGAAGTTTAGAAGTTACCGTTATGTAGATTTTCGCCAACTATAGATGGAGATTAataaatagacttcaataattaTTTTCTCCTTTATTATTCTAGTTCTTATTGTTGCCTAATACTGGCActttttgagagtttttttttaataataagtGATGGTAACTTCTACAAAGGCCAGaatttatatttcattatttttttaaaaaaatgctaatCAAATTCATAAGCTTAGTACGTCATACATAGTGACCTCTATGATTACCTCTAGCACATGCCACTACCACTTTCAAGCAGAAAGGGTTGGGTGCAGATATTGAAAGCTGATTTGGAAGGCTAAGGCCTATGAAAAGTGCAAATTTTCCATATGGTTAGTCAGCCGAAGCAGATGCATGGAGAACAATCCTCTGATTGTTTTAGATGAAATTATCACCAGAATGGTAGATTTTCAGTTAGGTCAATGTATCTAGCTCTtattaataatggttatattgagagaaataagattatttggaagcttaagatgccgcttaagattaagatctttatgtggtacttgctaaAAGGGGTTGTGCTAACTAAGGACAATTTGGCAAGACgaaattggaatggtagtttaagatgttgtttctgTATGAAAAACGAGACcattcaacatctttttatagattgtcattatgcaaaatttgtttggagagc from Oryza glaberrima chromosome 3, OglaRS2, whole genome shotgun sequence carries:
- the LOC127765888 gene encoding putative MO25-like protein At5g47540 — its product is MAGCLWPCVTGGGAAADGAGSLFRSKARGPVEVVRHARELLAFLAENHDACGDKRDVKREHKMADLAKSIGEMKSILYGNGEADPVDEACSQLTKEFFKENTNSLHLLVVCLPYMDLETQKDVTQVTANLLRQKVDYRMVASDYLEENQDLLDVLMSGYDNMDIAIHYSAILRDCIRHQVAARYVLESQHMKKFFDYIQYPDFNIASDAFKTFKELLTRHRSSAAEFFSNNYDWFFPEFNSKLLSSSNYIIRRQATQLLGDILLDKSNTTAMVRYVSSKDNLIILMNLLREQSRAIQVEAFRVFKLFTCNPKKPPEIVGILVTNKSKILRFLADFTIEKEDQQFEADKAQVVTEISAM